The DNA window agtCCAATGGACTAAATCTAAGCattaacatactgtagcacTTATCCAAAGCATGCAAGCATGAAAGATGGATGAGCAAAGCACTGACAGAGGAGGCCCAAACAACGTTTCTACTACTACCCACACTCAGTCAcctttcttcctctgtcctACGGTAGAGGACTGCTGATGCAAAGCTACGACCTTTGAACTAGTTGCTGGGAATGCGTCTGGCAGTGCAGTGCATTAGGATTTTTTATGGCATGTGACTGATAGGGGATATGGAGGATGAGAtgatacaaaaacacagtgaagtgTGAGACaaatttgtgtgaaaaaaatagaTATTAATAAGCAAATCCAGGTATAAATCCTATGCAAAATGTTCCCTCTTACATACTATActtaacaaacaaataatctCAATCatgctcaataaaaaaaataaaaaattataggCTGGTGTTTTAGTGGGTTAAAATTTAGGAATATGAAACTACATAATCAGAAAAATACCAGATttacaacatttgtttatatttatatatttttccttCAGATGTGCTTCAGTACTCTTTTACAGACATTagccaaatataaaataaaaatctttttgaaCCTTATAAATAATAAGTACAAGTGTCAAATATTTCTCATTTGATTCTGCGGACCACTTTAATATAATTACTTTCAGGGTTGATTCTGGACTTTTTCACTGCGTTACAGTACAAGATGGTGGATATGCAAATGGTTAGTAAAACGAGGGACATGACAATGCTGGAACAAATTCCGAAAACAGTCAGTGGACGCTTGCTGAGGCCCATGAAGTATGAAATAATTCGGCCTTTGATCTGAAAAGCACGATACAcgacacagaaacaaaaccaaGAACACTGAGTGAGCTCATCATGTAGAGGGAAAGAAATACATGGTGAAAACATAACACGATGAAAACAAAGgctaatgcaaataaaataggataataatgttgttttacatcattatcTGAAGAGACCAAAGTCAACCATGACTGTATCCTGTTAAGTATTatctgaaaaaatatataattgtgAATTTTAAACCACtagaatattttactttattagcaTCATATACATTTTCTGTATGTTGCTTTATGTATGTAAATTCTTGACCTTAAAAATTTGTTGTGGGACAAAtttgtctaaaaataaataaataaatacaaataattcatGGTTAAGGGTCATTCAAATATAATTCCAAATTCTCTAGTAAGGTAACCTGAGATCAACTAATAGACTGAATTTACTCAGTGGCTGTGATAATTAAGTTACACTTTGGTGTCTTTGTTTCAAATAGAGGTTTTGTGATACTGAATGCTAGGAATTGGAAAAAGATTGTATATGATTTCAGTATTACCTACTCAGTAGTGATTACATGTTTCATGTAGGTAATCATTTTCTCATACAggtcttattttaaaaaaaaaaaaagtataatctTGTGGATAGCTGTTTGCTCAATTATCCACCAAAGTGCAATGCCAGAGCtggaaaattataaaaatcCAATTACAATAATTCCAGTGCACTCAAGGAATATGTAGATCTTCATTTTATATATGAACAAATCTGCAAACAAGGTCTTCGACTTGACAGCTTCTTCAGACTCACTCAaaatcttttcagtttttgtgacttttatattttactcatattattattttgcttccACATTGTAGTCGTGGGTGCTGAAGCGGATCTAAGCTGTCATTGAACATATGCCAGAGGTAAAAACCCTGGATAGGAACCCAGCCTCTCTCTGGTTCGACACGAGGAAACATACAGAGAAACGCAGCTATTAATGGCCATGTTTACAACTACGGGCCGTTTAGAGCCAACACTTAACATCACAGGGCTGCGACACATGAAGCTGATTTCAAAGACCTAAAGGCAACAAAGACCAACTGCTAAGTTGGCAGTGGCACTGGAACACACGGAAAAAGGTGAGAGCAGCGAATTTGTACTATtgaacagacaaataaaaaacaccagCCCAGCAGCTCTATGTACAGTTTTAGCCTCTTTAGATCATTGCATTGGTTTTATAGCCTATTCGTCATAGGGTTCTGTCTCAGTCTTCTTGTCAATCTACCTTGCTGctaaataaagctaaaaaaaaaaaaggtgcaaaaaaagtgCAACATTGACCAGCTTAAAAGCTGGAAATTGGTGGATCCAAAACCGAAATAGAGCAGAAAGTCGGATAATGTTGGACTTGATTCATAAAGCGAGAAGAAAcacataatttgaaaaaagcTATAACTTAAGAAGCTCAAGAATGAGTTATTGTAGCTGTAATAGCTTTCAGACAACAGATGATGACACAGACAGTACGTGTTATTGGCATAAATTCATTGGTGGTTTTGGTCTCTTCATTGGACTTGTTCATAATAATAAAGGGCATAAAAATCTCCAGTGCTATCCCTTCAAAAATATAATGTCGATGAAATATGACAAAGACGCTGAATTAGCAGCTGCATAGCATGGTAACATACCTAATAACCTATGTTAATCTACAGTTAAGCCTTGGAGTAAAAAGCGCGGGGAGCATGTTGCAAATCATAGTGAGTCTTACCGCCTCAGTGATGTCAATATTGACCACTGCTGTTGTGCTGAAAGATGGAGATCCTCTGTCTCTGGCCTCTACCACCAGAGACCATTTGCAGTCCTTCTGCTTAGTGATGTTCTGCACAATCTCCATGGACTTGATGTATGGCTTCAGCCTAATCTCCCCAGTGTCAGCGTTGATGTCGAATGCATTTTCAGGATCGGCTGTCATGATGGAGTACTCAACGAGGTTGTTTGGAGACTCCGCATCTTCATCCACTGCCTGTagcaacaaaaaccaaaatgatGAAGTATTTCACTACAAATAATTTCTTCATTTGCAGATGACAAAACAAGCCGACAAACTTGTCAAAATTTAATTTGGGATGGTTTGAAGTTTTATATTGGAAACCCCGGACTTCCATACAACGATTTCTAAATGTCTGTGTGGTGACAAACAGCTACTGTTTTCATCTAATGAATTAACAATTCCTTTTTCACTAAGGGGAAAATGATATAGCCACTTATACCTCTACTCTGACAGGTGTTCCAATAATCATGGTCTTCTCCAAGAGTTTGTCGTAAAATTCTGGACAGTGGTCATTCATGTCAAGGATGGTGATAAAGACTTCAGCCAAGCTGTATTTTCCCTCTGAATCTTCAGCCTTCACATAGAAGTTGTATTTAGACCTGACTTCTGCATCCAGACTGGTCCATGGCTGTGTGAAGATGAGGCCTGATGTCGAGTGGATGGCAAACCTGCATTTCAGAGCAGTTCAGACAGTGATGAGTCACAGGCACAGCTGTTCATTTGGTGTCAAACGCTCTTTGCCAACAAATCAGCTGTTTCTAATACAGGCGTCCTTCTTCACAGTCAAATGCTATTTCACATTATGTGAATCTCTACATGAATTGTTCCCTatagaaaaacagattttgatcCTTTATTAAAAGGAACCTACAAACACATGTTTTGGCTATTCTCTTACCAGCTTTGGACTTCACTTCCTACAtacagttcttcttcttcttatcgGATAATTCAGTAACTGCTGAGTAAATTTAAGTgacactgtttaaaatacacttttgtCTGGATGTGAATCAAATGCCAGCAAATGTTTATTCATGAATCACTTCTTATTTCGGTTCATGGCTATGTAAACTGTGGCTATTTTTTTTGCCTAGATTGTTTCTATatctttcatatttttttgttatgcCACTGTCACCAGATTTGAGAGAGAAGATATAAGTTGACAAGAACTTTCATAACTGTCTTTGACAGATTCTCTTTCTCAAAACTCAGTGTCTTTCACTGTGTTGATATTAATGTGAATCTGGATCCACTAACTTTCTATTCTCTGAGATTCATGTGATTGTGTTAAAAACAGATACTGAGGCCCACACACAATCCCAGATCCACTGCCATTTTCCTTTTGCCTTCAACACAGTTATCACACCAATTTTTTACACAGTTGGGCATTAAAATTGAAAGGATTGTATAGCTTCTAGCCTATATTTGTGCTTTCAGAGAGCTTCCTAGCTCAGGCTTTCTGCCATCTTATTCAGTtgacttttctgtctctttttccaCTGTGAAATTTCACAGGTTGCCTTGAAACTGATAACTTTCGCACAATTAACTCAGGTTGTTGCCTGCAGACAAGCATAAATTCTCACTTTTCCTTCGCTGCATGCTGCCTTGCTTTTCAAAGCTGCCGTTTCTGTGGCTCCAGCTGTCATATTGCATGTTAATTGGTTCTCCCTATGTGAGTCGGGCCAGGCTGTCTATTTTTAAGCCTCCAATCCAATTAGGAGATTAGCCAGCATCTTGCAGCCATTTTAGAGCGAGCTGTTTGTGCAGCAAAGGGGCCAATCAAACTGGTTTCCTGCTATCAAAGATTTAAAGATGAATTAAGATTGCTGTCTTGTTGGCTGACTTTCCAATAGAAATAACAATTTAGTCTATACAACGTAtgttattttttggggggggagtgTAAGAGTTAAGTATGTGATCAGATTGAAAGGTTTTTACTTACAAATCTGATCCTGATCCATAAATCGTGTATTTGACTTCACCCCAAGGCCCTGAATCTGGATCATTTGcctggagggaaaaaaaagcaaatacagtatgtgaaagtGTAAAAATTTACACATTGTATACGCAAATACACTTATCAGATCTCAGTTGGATTTATCTCAGCAGAGTTACTGGGGAAAAGAAACTTAATTGAGGTACTCATTTTAGATGTACTTCACTAGAGCTGGTTGTGGATGACTAACCAGGGTCTTAAGCTCATCTACAGTGGCAGGGGCAAGCTACAAGCCTCTTCCTTTGCTGAGTGGGGATGGAGGCATAGATGATTAACCTTGGGGCAAAATTAAGCTTTTCACTCCACACTGTGCAGCTTGGACCGTTTGCTTGACTGCAggatacagtacatacagtgtAATGGAAAGCACTGCATACtgtattattcattttgctAATACCCCTCCATGAGGTAAAACACGAAGCATAGGTCAGAATGTTAGGGACAGCTGAGCTCTTTTTGTCTGGCAACAAACTTCTTTTACCTGATGAAGTATACAGAGTAATGTGCATTTATTGCATTGGTGGATTACAAAATcactttgtttagtttaaagCATAGTTAAACTTGAAGGACTCACTGTTACAGACACGACGCTGGAGCCTCCAGGAGAGTTCTCAGCCACCCTGGCTACATAATACTCTGATGTAAATTTGGGGATGTTGTCGTTGGTGTCCAGCAGGTTGATCACTATGTCCGCTGTTGCGCTGAACCTCTCGGGGGTGTCAATCTCCACAGCCAGAAGCTGCAGAGGGAGACACATGCCACATGTGATTAAATGTTTAGTCCATTAGCTTATTGGCAAACAAGAGTAAGAGTCTGTAATGCTCATTGTAAAGAAGATTTCAGCCATCCAACAACTTACAGACAGCTTACAGACTACAACAAAGCTAACACCAAAACATATAAAAGAATCCGTGATTAAGTTACAATTaatcacagagaaaaataacaaagcaacaAGATACAAGCCAGGTGTAACTGTGTGTCTAGGTAGCTCAGAACAACAATGGTAAGgtgaataaaagagaaaacaagcatTATGTTGGGCacaaggaacaaaaaaaaggtaaagatAATCATCCTAATAATTTAGGGATATGCAGTATAGAGACTGACCTTAAATGAAAGCGTTGGTCCCTTTTCATAGTCGATGCCAGATGCATCTTCCACAATAATGGTCACCTGTGCTTCATTGAGGACTGTCTGGGGAACCACTCGCAGCACTCGACTCGGCCCCACTAGTCTCAGTTTAAATTTAGCATTTGCTCCctacaaaaaagataaaaagcacAAACTGTTGATGTGCAAATAATAGTAGTTTGTTAGACTCAAAATGACTTCAGCAAACCCtggtaaatttaaataaaaatggaagaaaaatcaaaaattcaGGTTGCAtggatggaaaaaaattaacattatgGAATAACGAGTAACGTTTTTATCTTAACAAACAGATTGTGTAAGCATTATGAAATGGCGTTGCCTAACTGCATGTGATTTGAAGCTGGTTGGCAGATATTAATGCTGTACCCAGAGGTATTATTGTATCTCTCAGCAGAGGAAAAAACTTCATTAATTGTAAAACCCACTTTTTGTCACAGCAACCGGTTTTTGTCAGGATTATTGACATGTGACAGCACATTGCTATCATATGCAAAGCTGAAGTatattacacatacacagaccaaTGGATCAGCGCTAATTAAAATCTGGAAATAAACTACCTGATCGGAGTCGTTGACGGTGATCTTAAAGCCTCGGAGAATCTCCCCTGCAGGAGGATGCTCATACATGGTAACCTCAAACTTGCTCTGAGGTCCGTTTTCTCCATAAAATGTTGGAGGATGGTTGTTGAGATCAACCACCCGGACAGTCACTGTGGTGACATCGTAGTCCAACAGCTGATCATTTGGTCCTACCTCTGACGCCTGGGTTTAGAAATTACACTGATCAACACACTCAGTAGAAAGAGCAAATAAGAATAAAAGAGATAAAAGTGTGACTTCCAAGAAACAAACATTACCTTCACTTTAATTTCATATAATTCATTTGTAAGCAGATATGGGTACGTTGTCAGGGTGATGCATCCACTGGTGATATTTATGTCAAAAACGCCATCACTACCTGAGGTGTGATGACAGAGGTGTTGTAATGAGTTTGAAGACTGAGCATGATATTACAAATAACCAAGTTAGCTTAAAGTGCAATTCCTTTTTTCATGGTATCATTCTTACCATTCACAATGGAGTAATGTATAGGGTTAGGAACACCTTGATCTCCATCTTTGGCAAAGACTGTGAATATTTCAGAACcctgaaagaaaagcaaaatcaaTAATTTATATGTTTACTACATGTAAGCAAGGTAAACGTCACTGTGTGGAGAATAAGAAAGAACTTACAGGAACCGAGACTTCGTAGATGTAGCCAAAATAAGGGGTTCCTACGAAGGATGGAGGCATGTCCTGGGCATCAATGACATTAATTGTTATGGTGGCTGTAGAGGTTAACACCTGGTATTTCCCCTTGTATTTTCCACCTCCATcctgagaaaaacaacagggaGGCAAAGGACAGAGTTTGggatttgttttggtttacatttttatccacACACAATATTAGATACATAGTTCATGTGATCTTTGTGCAAGTTTGTCATCATGCAGAGTCTTCAGCACCGAGGTCATTTTGAAATCTCAATCTCTGAATCTCGCTGAATCTTTATTTAACCCATTTtatcaaactaaaataatatgGTAAGAGGCCTCCTGCCTGTTTGATTAGTTAGGCAACTACccaaacagtaaaatacaataaaataaagaacaagCATTACAGAGGTTtagtacaatttttttaaacataaagctGGATATCTTTTTTAAACTGGGATGTAAACCTTTTTATCCTGCTTACAGTAGCATGTTAAATTCAGTATAATCAGGAAAAACACTGGAATCTGTCATTTCATTAGCATTGACAtgcttgttttgttatttgctcTCTGAGAGTGAAGGATTTTTTCATGAGTGTGAACTAAGTATTGTGCGCACAAAGCCGGTTATttaatcaaacacattttaacaacaaatttaaaaatataggtCCACAGTTTTTCAAGTGTGCGAATGGGTTTGCCTTGCTGTGATAATATATCTATAAAACGGTTGTTAAATCATTCATATGCAAAATTAAATTCCACATTTTTTCTAAAGTGAGAATGGGAGGCTTCAGCACTCTTAGACAAAATAAGTGCATGCCATTAAAAATTGGATCCATTTTGGTACCGAATTCACTGAATTTGTTATtgcaacacaaagacagaattctgctaaaaaaaaaaaaaatgggagatTTCTACTCGATATGATCGCTTAGAACTGCAGAGGACACTTTGCACAATACAGCCACAGCAGATAAAAATTGAATAGTTTAAAGGCCAGTATGGATAATTGATTACAGCAGACACATATATATTAGCTAACACCAAAAATAGAAGAATGTCACAATAGAAGAATTGCAGTTTGGATTCCACTTAGCCACGTTTGCAGTACAAACCATAAACCCCACCCcctaaatgttttacttctaaatagATATTATCAGACTGATTTGAGTTAAAGTGGCAATTTTTCTGATAAATTTGCTTCCGTAAGACTCGTTGACCACAGCATCAGGCACATGTGTGCAATGAATaagcaaatttttaaaaaagtaatttaagtaaaagtagtttttatttcatatgttgctttcctttctctgcttctgtggCATGTCTCATCTGCCATGAGCAGTCAATTATAACAACatacaagctttttttttaaatcatagaaGACCTTGAAAAAGCGCTTCATCTGCTCATATCGAGGGGGCAGAGTACAGCCTCCGTGACTTACAGTAAGATGGCTTCACCACTATGGATATTAAAGCGAAATTCAGTTGTTGGTTAGATTCAACATTATTTCCCATGTAATTCTGGCCTCTTATTACCTAGTTAAATTCACTAGTGATACCaagcttttacttttgtatttacCAAGATATTACCTTGTTGTTACCAAGGTATTACTTCTACTATGCTATTGCCTATATATTACCCTATATTGCCTGAAGCTGAAACTTCAATCACTTGATTACGATGAAGCCTTCAAGCCAAGTTGCTCATAGTGTGGATGTGTATTTTAACGCACGAACTATAAGACACATCCAAACCTGAAAGGCAACAGTGACGTCTTACCTTTGCAACCACTGTCACAAAGTGTGTTGGTGTGGTCTCATAGTCCAGAGTCTCACCAGGTTTGACTCTAAGGATCCCGCTGTGCCCATCGATGGTGAACTTGGCGAATGGGGAGGTCTGACAATGTAAAGAGCCACACAGTCAGCAGTTATCACAATATTAATGGACATACAATCTGTGCTTCATTTCAACAATTGTAATTGTTTGTaatcaacatttaaattgttgGGGGGTTTTTCTACACACTTGCATCAGAATAGATGTCTCACATTTGACACACTAACAGTAACAACTACTGTGCTGTCAGCTGTTGGCCCAGACCAACCCGAAAGGCCCTTTTAAGCCTTCAATGCTTTGCTCATatgtaattaatatttaatccaCTGAAGTAACACTGTTTCCAGATTGCTCTCTGGTATAAGTTAATCTTTCCCACATTGTCCTGTCACTCCAATGTCCTTTTTGTCCCTCCACATGGCAGCACAGCTCTCATGACCCACCTAGTGTAAGGCCATACCAAGCAAGTTAACCGTATCACAACATGAATAATAACAGTGCAGATGtaatactaaaaataattacagtgcAAATGGAGTCAACCAAGAGAAAAGCACcactacaaaaacaatttgaacattgtaaaagcttaaaaaaaagcttctccAAACATTATTGCTTGTGAGAGGATAGACCTGATGTAGACTTCAGGGCTCATTGCAGGTTGTTGAAATTAAGAGTTCTAGATATGTAGGCTGAAGCCAGCTATTAACACCTCagttacattttacaatcaagtctcagTTCAACTGAATGTTGAATAAGCAGGCTATTACAGAGAAACTATCCCAGCCTATAATTAATTTTCTACTGATACCatactgcagcattttgaagaCTTTACCTATGCCAGTGTAAAGTCAAATGCAGTGGTCTGGGTGAGACATaccaaaagcataaaaacatattatgaAATGATCAATGGTATTACAAATAAGAAGAAGACACTAGATTTTTAGCAGATTTTCAAAAACTAATCTAGAGTCAAAACAAATGGCGCCATTGAGTGTTACAATTCACAAAACCTGTGTTCCTGTAATTTGGTGACAGCcttgtttctattttaatttaaaaaaaaagatttgccATTTGGCACTAAATTTATCTAAGACAGGGCTTTGAGAGATAGCAGTGTCACCTTTGTGTATCATTTGCATAACAATGAAACTGTAAAGTCACCTGTAGATAATATGAAACGCTGCCTCCTGAGCCCATATCTTTATCTATTGCCAGGACTCTGTAGATACTACTTCCTGGTGCTGTGTCCTGGTGAAGAGAAAAGTTAAGATAAGATTTTTTAACCATTCAATCCACTTTAATATCAATTGTTATTCTTTGTTTGAGTTATTTGATTCAGATAACTGAGACCTCGAGAagaaatttactgtatttatgacATTACATTATGTACTATACCTCTGGGATATCTATGATAAAAGGCAGGTTTTGAAATTCAGGTGATTCATCATTGGCGTCAGTGACAAACACTCTCACAGTCTCAACAAcctgaaagaaagaatgaaaaaattatttcaccACAATTAAAAGCAActacacagttttaaaaaaattcccAGATACATCCTGTCACTCATAGTGATCAGAAAACATGATTTCTCACATTAGTCTTATATAAAGCTTTCTGCCCTTCGAATGGTTTTGTCACAGATCTGCTCCTACATAATAAGAACTATCTTTCTCAAATATCTAAGTTTTCCTCTCCTAATCtaatttgttttgcagtgtttaTGCAGTAATtctagggaaaaaaagaaaatgtcaatggCGGGATGACAGATGAGTTTCATACAGTCACAAAAACGATAAAAACTTACTTTATTGCGACCGTCTGTTATGCTCACATGCACAGAGATTTcaccctgtttctgcaaagaaaacatcaaTGACACTTTGAGAAACAGTGGTGACAGATTTACAGCAGGTTTCTTCAAAACATGAGTCATATTAACAGGTTCACCTCTCTGTCGAGCTCCTGACTTAGAGTCACGTTTCCAGTTTTGGGGTCCACACTAAAATATTCCATGGAGCCCTTTTCAAATGTAAGACTATATCGCACTGGATCCCCCTCTGGATCTGTGCCATTCAGGATGTATATCTGTGTTCCTGTAtggaaacaaaattaaatacagaaCAAATCGCATCAACCATTTCTAATACACTAAACCTTGACATTTGTATGCTGAGTACAGTCCTGCGGAGAGGATGCAAACACctaatttaatttctcagtgtttttttcttaatcagATCTAATGAGCCAACACCCATATTATTTTCTACGGTACCCGTAAGTCTCGATACGTCACAATCCAAAAGGTATTACAGTGATTAGCTGGAGCCTCATACTGGTGATCACTTCATTGTCACATGTACACCCTCAACATAACTCAAACACTTTTACAATGAACAACAATAACAGCTAACAACCTGTCGTAAGTCGTAAGACTCACCAACTGGCGTGTCCTCGGAGATGCTGAACAAGTCCATATTCCCATTTGTACTGGTGGGTCCATTATCATAAAAATATGGAGCATAGTCATATAGTCCTTTatggacaaacaaacaaacacactccaaGTTATCAGAACAGTGGAGAACTGCTACAATAATGACAAAAcctacatatactgtataaccaGACGGATAACACACAAATCATAGAGAAGTATCAATATTTCGTTCTGTTTCCAATGAGAATGCTTATA is part of the Channa argus isolate prfri chromosome 20, Channa argus male v1.0, whole genome shotgun sequence genome and encodes:
- the LOC137106149 gene encoding cadherin-related family member 1a isoform X2; translation: MKKEKKTHALLFLLLLHFTLARLYDYAPYFYDNGPTSTNGNMDLFSISEDTPVGTQIYILNGTDPEGDPVRYSLTFEKGSMEYFSVDPKTGNVTLSQELDREKQGEISVHVSITDGRNKVVETVRVFVTDANDESPEFQNLPFIIDIPEDTAPGSSIYRVLAIDKDMGSGGSVSYYLQTSPFAKFTIDGHSGILRVKPGETLDYETTPTHFVTVVAKDGGGKYKGKYQVLTSTATITINVIDAQDMPPSFVGTPYFGYIYEVSVPGSEIFTVFAKDGDQGVPNPIHYSIVNGSDGVFDINITSGCITLTTYPYLLTNELYEIKVKASEVGPNDQLLDYDVTTVTVRVVDLNNHPPTFYGENGPQSKFEVTMYEHPPAGEILRGFKITVNDSDQGANAKFKLRLVGPSRVLRVVPQTVLNEAQVTIIVEDASGIDYEKGPTLSFKLLAVEIDTPERFSATADIVINLLDTNDNIPKFTSEYYVARVAENSPGGSSVVSVTANDPDSGPWGEVKYTIYGSGSDLFAIHSTSGLIFTQPWTSLDAEVRSKYNFYVKAEDSEGKYSLAEVFITILDMNDHCPEFYDKLLEKTMIIGTPVRVEAVDEDAESPNNLVEYSIMTADPENAFDINADTGEIRLKPYIKSMEIVQNITKQKDCKWSLVVEARDRGSPSFSTTAVVNIDITEATPLKGPMAVFLMKSRDNPVRAIGMVTVIISMLVGVTVLISTAMYMRNLKSNRIMPVRRIIRRRPRDQRPWTFNMPVIKFSSPADKFLIGDPEGSPQRDTSSPRPKLPPPSAPCLPPPPPSSTRLERPRAVPTISGALASKGLKKAKSSRRKEGNISSALVSELKMKLEQKIIESNQGYY
- the LOC137106149 gene encoding cadherin-related family member 1a isoform X1, producing the protein MDLFSISEDTPVGTQIYILNGTDPEGDPVRYSLTFEKGSMEYFSVDPKTGNVTLSQELDREKQGEISVHVSITDGRNKVVETVRVFVTDANDESPEFQNLPFIIDIPEDTAPGSSIYRVLAIDKDMGSGGSVSYYLQTSPFAKFTIDGHSGILRVKPGETLDYETTPTHFVTVVAKDGGGKYKGKYQVLTSTATITINVIDAQDMPPSFVGTPYFGYIYEVSVPGSEIFTVFAKDGDQGVPNPIHYSIVNGSDGVFDINITSGCITLTTYPYLLTNELYEIKVKASEVGPNDQLLDYDVTTVTVRVVDLNNHPPTFYGENGPQSKFEVTMYEHPPAGEILRGFKITVNDSDQGANAKFKLRLVGPSRVLRVVPQTVLNEAQVTIIVEDASGIDYEKGPTLSFKLLAVEIDTPERFSATADIVINLLDTNDNIPKFTSEYYVARVAENSPGGSSVVSVTANDPDSGPWGEVKYTIYGSGSDLFAIHSTSGLIFTQPWTSLDAEVRSKYNFYVKAEDSEGKYSLAEVFITILDMNDHCPEFYDKLLEKTMIIGTPVRVEAVDEDAESPNNLVEYSIMTADPENAFDINADTGEIRLKPYIKSMEIVQNITKQKDCKWSLVVEARDRGSPSFSTTAVVNIDITEATPLKGPMAVFLMKSRDNPVRAIGMVTVIISMLVGVTVLISTAMYMRNLKSNRIMPVRRIIRRRPRDQRPWTFNMPVIKFSSPADKFLIGDPEGSPQRDTSSPRPKLPPPSAPCLPPPPPSSTRLERPRAVPTISGALASKGLKKAKSSRRKEGNISSALVSELKMKLEQKIIESNQGYY